The genomic window GGCCGGCCTCCGCCTCCCGCACCAGCCTCACGAACTCCTCCTCGTCCAGCTGCCCGTCACCGTCGGCGTCTGCGGACGCCATCAGGGCCTGCACCTCCTCGGCCGACATGTCGCCGCCCAAGGCCGCCTTCATGCAGAGCCGCAGCTCGGCCATGGAGATCTTGCCGTCGCCGTCCTGGTCGAACGCCGAGAACACGCGCCTGAACTCACCTGATGTGGCCATGCTGAGTCGCCTGCAAAGATCGGTTTGTCTTTCGATGCTTGATGCTCAGTTCGTCGCTGGTTTGCTCCTGACTGAGATTGAGCTGTTCCGTGTTGGTATTTATAGGTGAGAATCTTGGCATGGGCAAGCAAATGGGAACGGTGTTTGATCAAGTTCAGGACCTAGCCAATTAGTAGCACGTAGTACCGCATTTCTACGGTGACACCAAGAGCGAGTTAAATTTTGGACCAGGAT from Triticum aestivum cultivar Chinese Spring chromosome 3B, IWGSC CS RefSeq v2.1, whole genome shotgun sequence includes these protein-coding regions:
- the LOC123070910 gene encoding putative calcium-binding protein CML23, which gives rise to MATSGEFRRVFSAFDQDGDGKISMAELRLCMKAALGGDMSAEEVQALMASADADGDGQLDEEEFVRLVREAEAGQEEEGDRCREAFGMYEMQGRGCITPLSLKLMMSRLGLHLDVNECQAMIRRFDLNGDGVLTFYEFKTMMMMA